The proteins below come from a single Drosophila miranda strain MSH22 chromosome Y unlocalized genomic scaffold, D.miranda_PacBio2.1 Contig_Y1_pilon, whole genome shotgun sequence genomic window:
- the LOC117189558 gene encoding uncharacterized protein LOC117189558 codes for MEQSTLDNDNPDEYFSDIIEMDLDGSCSSSTLSGRPPKKKKKTDISWLAEIAQERLEQQKDHHRKKEEHDVRQEKMVQDLISTQTKFQNDLLEVLKNKNK; via the exons ATGGAGCAGAGCACATTGGACAACGACA ATCCtgatgagtacttttcggATATTATTGAGATGGACCTGGACGGATCTTGTAGCTCCAGCACCTTGTCTGGGCGTccgccaaagaaaaagaaaaagaccgACATTTCGTGGCTGGCAGAGATCGCCCAGGAGCGTCTCGAACAACAAAAGGACCACCACAGAAAGAAGGAGGAGCACGACGTTAGGCAGGAGAAGATGGTGCAGGACTTGATCAGCACCCAAACAAAATTCCAGAACGACTTATTagaagttttaaaaaataaaaataaataa
- the LOC117189565 gene encoding uncharacterized protein LOC117189565: MEQSTLDNDNTDEYFSDIIEMDLDGSCSSSTLSGRPPKKKKKTDISWLAEIAQERLEQQKDHHRKKEEHDVRQEKMVQDLISTQTKFQNDLLEVLKNKNK, from the exons ATGGAGCAGAGCACATTGGACAACGACA ATACtgatgagtacttttcggATATTATTGAGATGGACCTGGACGGATCTTGTAGCTCCAGCACCTTGTCTGGGCGTccgccaaagaaaaagaaaaagaccgACATTTCGTGGCTGGCAGAGATCGCCCAGGAGCGTCTCGAACAACAGAAGGACCACCACAGAAAGAAGGAGGAGCACGACGTTAGGCAGGAGAAGATGGTGCAGGACTTGATCAGCACCCAAACAAAATTCCAGAACGACTTATTagaagttttaaaaaataaaaataaataa
- the LOC117189560 gene encoding uncharacterized protein LOC117189560 isoform X1, with protein MEQSTLDNDNTDEYFSDIIEMDLDGSCSSSTLSGRPPKKKKKTDISWLAEIAQERLEQQKDHHRKKEEHDVRQEKMVQDLISTQTKFQNDLLEVLKNKNK; from the exons ATGGAGCAGAGCACATTGGACAACGACA ATACtgatgagtacttttcggATATTATTGAGATGGACCTGGACGGATCTTGTAGCTCCAGCACCTTGTCTGGGCGTccgccaaagaaaaagaaaaagaccgACATTTCGTGGCTGGCAGAGATCGCCCAGGAGCGTCTCGAACAACAAAAGGACCACCACAGAAAGAAGGAGGAGCACGACGTTAGGCAGGAAAAGATGGTGCAGGACTTGATCAGCACCCAAACAAAATTCCAGAACGACTTATTagaagttttaaaaaataaaaataaataa
- the LOC117189568 gene encoding uncharacterized protein LOC117189568 has product MEQSTLDNDNTDEYFSDIIEMDLDGSCSSSTLSGRPPKKKKKTDISWLAEIAQERLEQQKDHHRKKEEHDVRQEKMVQDLISTQTKFQNDLLEVLKNKNK; this is encoded by the exons ATGGAGCAGAGCACATTGGACAACGACA ATACtgatgagtacttttcggATATTATTGAGATGGACCTGGACGGATCTTGTAGCTCCAGCACCTTGTCTGGGCGTccgccaaagaaaaagaaaaagaccgACATTTCGTGGCTGGCAGAGATCGCCCAGGAGCGTCTCGAACAACAAAAGGACCACCACAGAAAGAAGGAGGAGCACGACGTTAGGCAGGAGAAGATGGTGCAGGACTTGATCAGCACCCAAACAAAATTCCAGAACGACTTATTagaagttttaaaaaataaaaataaataa
- the LOC117189553 gene encoding uncharacterized protein LOC117189553, which yields MSPNYLTSDKIDECVKGFEAIGFPQCLGAIDGCHIEIKPPAPEAVDHHNYKGWYSTVLVDYRYRFTYVNIGSAGRCNDSMIYQKSSLISKHRHYSKRKPRK from the exons ATGTCGCCCAATTACCTAACTTCCGACAAAATTGATGAGTGCGTAAAGGGATTCGAGGCAATTGGGTTTCCTCAGTGCCTAGGTGCAATTG ATGGATGCCACATCGAAATAAAACCACCAGCACCTGAGGCAGTAGACCACCATAACTATAAGGGCTGGTATTCCACAGTCCTAGTGGATTATAG atacagatttacatatgtaaatatcggCTCTGCAGGAAGGTGCAATGACTCGATGATATACCAGAAGTCAAGCCTTATATCGAAGCATCGGCATTACTCCAAGAGAAAGCCAAGGAAATAA